One Papaver somniferum cultivar HN1 chromosome 10, ASM357369v1, whole genome shotgun sequence genomic window carries:
- the LOC113315309 gene encoding putative pentatricopeptide repeat-containing protein At1g64310 → MIRAYAQEHKFKDAFYLFTHTRCSCTPPDNYTYACIIRACTERTDPFGLRIAHGGVIVSGLEFDSVTSSALVSGYSKLALIDIAHTVFDGICKPDLVLWNSMIAGYGYGRLWCESLKLFSEMRKMGKDPDGQNFVGLISGVNDPQLLGICRGIHCLCLKNGLDSNSHVASSIVSMYSRCSCLDSAYKTFSGLPDPDIVQWSSLITGLSQTGNSEEALFLFREMILEGERADPTLIASVLGDSSKLAMVEPGRQIHSFVFRHGFESDVKVASSFIDMYTKCGASMFGVRVFEIMHERNVVTYNSIISGLGSNGLISEAFLVFQEMVEKGFKPDLSTFSALLSNCSHGGLVRC, encoded by the coding sequence ATGATCAGAGCTTACGCTCAAGAACACAAATTCAAGGATGCTTTCTATCTCTTCACACATACGCGCTGCTCATGTACACCACCCGATAATTACACTTATGCTTGCATCATACGCGCGTGTACTGAGAGAACGGATCCTTTCGGATTGAGAATTGCTCATGGTGGAGTTATTGTGTCAGGTTTAGAGTTTGATTCGGTCACGAGTAGTGCACTGGTTAGTGGTTATTCGAAACTAGCACTTATTGATATAGCTCACACAGTATTTGATGGAATATGCAAGCCGGATTTAGTTCTTTGGAATTCCATGATTGCAGGTTATGGGTATGGGAGGCTTTGGTGTGAAAGCTTAAAATTGTTTAGTGAGATGAGGAAAATGGGAAAAGACCCAGATGGGCAGAATTTTGTTGGTTTAATTTCGGGTGTTAATGATCCACAATTATTAGGAATCTGTCGGGGAATTCATTGTTTATGTTTGAAAAATGGGTTGGATTCAAATTCTCATGTAGCTTCTTCGATTGTGAGTATGTATTCGAGGTGCAGTTGCTTGGATTCAGCTTATAAAACCTTTAGCGGCTTACCGGATCCTGATATAGTTCAATGGTCATCTTTGATAACTGGACTTTCTCAAACTGGTAACTCGGAAGAAGCATTGTTTTTATTCAGAGAAATGATTTTGGAAGGTGAAAGAGCCGATCCTACTTTAATTGCTAGTGTGTTGGGAGATTCCTCAAAGTTGGCGATGGTTGAACCTGGTAGACAAATCCATAGTTTTGTTTTTCGCCATGGGTTTGAATCCGATGTTAAAGTTGCATCTTCATTCATTGATATGTACACAAAATGTGGGGCTTCCATGTTCGGTGTTAGAGTTTTTGAGATAATGCACGAAAGGAACGTTGTCACATATAACTCTATAATTTCAGGTCTTGGTTCAAATGGACTAATTTCAGAAGCTTTTTTAGTGTTTCAAGAGATGGTGGAAAAAGGATTCAAACCTGATCTTTCAACTTTTTCAGCTCTTCTTAGTAATTGCAGTCATGGGGGATTGGTTAGGTGTTAA
- the LOC113315308 gene encoding uncharacterized protein LOC113315308 — protein sequence MDRFVVSCLKATFTSTISGDVLSLTTSREIWEFLESCFQTQYRARKNMLRAQLFGIKRGNLNILVYLQKIKSITDSLAAIGEKVNDSDLIMHVLNGLGREYDTFIISAQNKDNPYTFSELKARLLTHEQWLFDQDRDTTGIYDSQHNSGLYARNGNSNSGNSYNANGGKKKNGSNFPYGRGNGNKSGQYGSSFSNIQGNYDPGSSSTSTGGSRRFDLSQVDCQICRKKGH from the coding sequence ATGGATCGATTTGTTGTTAGTTGTCTAAAAGCTACATTCACATCTACAATTTCTGGGGATGTTCTTAGTCTAACTACATCAAGAGAAATATGGGAATTTCTTGAGTCCTGTTTTCAAACTCAATATAGAGCAAGAAAGAATATGTTGAGAGCACAATTGTTTGGAATCAAGAGAGGAAATTTAAACATTCTAGTGTATTTACAGAAAATTAAGTCCATAACAGATTCCCTAGCTGCCATTGGAGAGAAAGTTAATGATTCTGATCTTATAATGCATGTTTTGAATGGTTTGGGTAGAGAGTATGATACTTTTATTATCTCAGCTCAAAATAAAGATAATCCTTATACTTTTAGTGAGTTGAAAGCAAGACTACTTACCCATGAGCAGTGGTTATTTGATCAAGACCGTGATACTACTGGAATTTATGATAGTCAACATAATTCCGGCTTATATGCAAGAAATGGTAATTCTAATTCAGGGAATAGTTATAATGCTAATGGTGGCAAGAAGAAGAATGGTTCAAATTTTCCTTATGGAAGAGGTAATGGGAATAAAAGTGGACAATATGGAAGTAGTTTTTCTAATATTCAAGGAAATTATGATCCAGGAAGTAGTTCTACATCAACTGGTGGATCTAGGAGGTTTGATTTATCACAAGTTGATTGCCAAATTTGCAGAAAGAAAGGGCATTAG
- the LOC113315307 gene encoding protein POOR HOMOLOGOUS SYNAPSIS 1-like: protein MFCYLIQEHHFVCNLHFSWPQVSCDIECPPRGSRVIFASYRDCDSQMQKFAMRFRVASDAQVFMDFIRVQPSPPAFIEQESLTNKNMIGNSETDLRSEISSDYEFVSSNGPCYRISEENPLNAHPTDYFMNPLETTRLLELPPVATDSAELSPAATYSPKMP, encoded by the exons ATGTTTTGTTACTTGATACAGGAACATCATTTTGTGTGCAATTTGCATTTCTCATGGCCTCAGGTATCATGTGACATAGAGTGCCCTCCTAGAGGAAGTAGAGTTATATTTGCAAGCTACAGAGACTGCGACAGCCAG ATGCAGAAGTTTGCTATGCGATTTAGAGTAGCAAGTGATGCTCAAGTGTTTATGGATTTCATAAGAGTGCAACCATCACCACCTGCATTTATAGAACAG GAGAGTTTGACAAACAAGAATATGATTGGGAATTCAGAAACTGATTTACGGTCAGAAATCTCGTCCGACTATGAGTTTGTCTCTTCAAATGGACCTTGTTACAG AATAAGTGAAGAGAACCCTCTGAATGCTCATCCCACCGACTATTTTATGAATCCTCTAGAAACGACTCGTTTATTGGAGCTGCCACCAGTTGCAACAGACAGTGCTGAACTTTCACCAGCTGCCACTTATTCTCCAAAGATGCCATAA
- the LOC113319071 gene encoding denticleless protein homolog codes for METSSSTPPSFFREIKTRELNGFRVNKRPYLGNLSSDSASFGGAGVLSIEHSGISNPPLALSYSKTNGNSHLLAVTDEDGCVSLFDTRQRLPSFTNCREKAVEARVCEWEAHDNAIFDLCWTKDDTRILTASGDQKIKIWNVEKRVCIGVLTGHTGSVKSVCAHPSNPDLIVSGSRDGSFAQWDLRCKRSHISDQGETSLIPTSVVKEAHTSVQGKRVRHGKAASKSITSVIYLKDENSIATAGAVDSVVKFWDTRSLKTHITQAHPKPASSSEKEKVLHGISSLTQDSNGVFLSASCMDNRIYVYNMLQLDKGPVNTFSGSQFESFYVKSAISPDGAYVLSGSSDHNAYIWQLKNPEADPIILEGHEGEVTAVDWCPSEIGKIATASDDFTVRVWNIQKGYSSKNSPTCIRKRVMAIPRTDCRKLFRDEDQTELTKADSNSCHQDVLVGDLSSPNKKIKMPEITTPESSMKKFSSAFLIKEDIEMEKTPEAALTSPTSVLNPPSSLKRKTIRDYFVAASGESN; via the exons ATGGAGACCTCAAGCTCAACCCCTCCTTCCTTCTTCCGTGAAATCAAAACCAGAGAACTCAATGGATTCAGAG TAAATAAAAGACCATATCTAGGTAATTTATCATCAGATTCAGCTAGTTTTGGAGGTGCTGGAGTACTATCTATTGAACACAGTGGAATCTCTAATCCACCATTAGCGCTTTCATATTCTAAG AcaaatggaaattctcatttacTTGCTGTTACCGATGAAGATGGATGTGTTAGCTTGTTTGATACTCGTCAAAGACTCCCATCTTTTACTAACTGCCGAGAGAAAGCAG TGGAAGCTAGGGTATGCGAATGGGAAGCTCATGATAATGCAATCTTCGATTTATGCTGGACTAAg GATGACACTCGCATTTTGACAGCTTCAGGAGATCAAAAG ATAAAGATTTGGAATGTGGAAAAAAGGGTCTGCATTGGTGTTTTGACTGGTCATACAGGAAGTGTAAAGTCAGTATGTGCCCACCCATCTAATCCTG ATCTTATTGTATCTGGTTCAAGAGACGGATCATTTGCTCAGTGGGATTTGAGATGCAAACGTAGCCACATAAGTGATCAAGGAGAAACCTCCTTAAT CCCAACTTCTGTAGTCAAAGAGGCTCacacttcagttcaaggaaagcGGGTTAGGCATGGCAAG GCCGCTTCCAAGAGTATAACTTCTGTTATTTATCTCAAAGATGAGAACTCTATTGCAACTGCAGGGGCAGTGGACAG TGTTGTAAAATTCTGGGATACACGCAGCCTGAAAACCCACATCACCCAGGCACACCCAAAACCAGCTTCGTCAAGTGAAAAG GAAAAAGTTTTACACGGAATATCTTCCCTTACCCAGGATTCCAATGGAGTATTCCTCTCAGCTTCTTGCATGGACAATAG AATTTATGTCTACAATATGCTACAGCTTGACAAGGGTCCTGTTAATACTTTCTCTGGCAGTCAATTCGAGTCATTTTATGTAAAG TCAGCAATTAGCCCAGATGGAGCTTATGTTCTGAGTGGGTCAAGTGATCATAATGCCTACATTTGGCAG CTGAAAAACCCTGAAGCAGATCCAATAATACTAGAAGGTCATGAAGGAGAAGTTACAGCAGTAGATTG GTGCCCATCTGAGATAGGAAAGATTGCAACTGCTTCAGATGATTTCACA GTCCGTGTCTGGAACATACAGAAAGGGTACTCTAGTAAAAATTCCCCAACATGCATAAGGAAGAGAGTAATGGCTATACCAAGAACGGATTGTAGGAAGCTGTTCAGGGATGAAGATCAAACTGAGCTAACAAAAGCTGACAGCAACTCCTGTCACCAAGATGTCTTGGTTGGAGATTTAAGCTCGCCTAATAAGAAGATTAAAATGCCTGAAATTACTACACCTGAATCTTCCATGAAAAAGTTTTCATCAGCCTTCCTAATTAAGGAAGACATAGAGATGGAGAAAACTCCAGAAGCTGCATTGACGAGCCCAACTTCTGTCCTCAACCCACcttcatccttgaaaagaaaaactaTTCGAGATTACTTTGTTGCAGCTTCAGGAGAGTCTAATTGA